One part of the Gemmatimonadota bacterium genome encodes these proteins:
- a CDS encoding class I SAM-dependent methyltransferase, which yields MPTSDWPELAEDAQSRWNMNAGFWDDYMGEHSNDFHNLLVRPAMDRLLAVEPGDEVLDIACGNGNFSRFLAGLGARVTAIDGSAGMIEKARNHSEGHGTGASENETAGEIDYCVIDVTDTKELEGLGRNSFDAAVSNMAVMDMAEVGPMFGAVHGLLKPGGVFVFSLTHPCFQAPYAVRYAEQVDQDGRMIQKVGIKIDRYLTPQPFEGLAIVGQPVPNLIFHRPLSALLASCFEAGFVLDGLEERAFDESVEADRELSWANFRETPPMMAVRLRRLQ from the coding sequence ATGCCCACGTCAGACTGGCCTGAACTGGCCGAGGACGCGCAGAGTAGATGGAACATGAACGCCGGATTCTGGGACGACTACATGGGCGAACACAGCAACGATTTCCACAACCTGCTGGTGCGGCCCGCCATGGATCGGCTGCTGGCCGTTGAACCCGGGGACGAAGTGCTGGACATTGCTTGCGGGAACGGGAACTTCTCGCGTTTTCTCGCCGGGCTGGGCGCACGGGTCACGGCGATCGACGGAAGCGCCGGGATGATCGAAAAGGCGCGGAATCATTCGGAAGGCCATGGGACCGGTGCATCAGAAAACGAAACCGCGGGCGAAATCGACTACTGCGTGATCGACGTGACGGATACGAAGGAGTTGGAAGGACTGGGGAGGAATAGCTTCGATGCGGCCGTATCCAACATGGCCGTCATGGACATGGCCGAGGTCGGACCGATGTTCGGCGCCGTGCACGGCCTACTGAAACCTGGCGGCGTTTTCGTCTTCAGCCTCACACACCCGTGCTTCCAGGCGCCGTACGCTGTTCGGTATGCGGAGCAGGTAGACCAGGATGGGAGAATGATTCAGAAAGTCGGGATCAAGATCGACCGTTATCTGACGCCGCAGCCCTTCGAGGGACTGGCCATCGTGGGCCAGCCCGTGCCCAACTTGATCTTTCACCGGCCCCTGTCCGCACTGCTGGCCTCGTGTTTCGAAGCGGGGTTCGTGCTGGACGGTCTGGAGGAACGCGCCTTCGACGAAAGCGTGGAAGCCGACCGCGAGTTATCCTGGGCGAACTTCAGGGAAACACCGCCCATGATGGCCGTGCGGCTGCGGCGGCTTCAGTGA